Proteins encoded together in one Alteribacter keqinensis window:
- a CDS encoding purine-nucleoside phosphorylase, which yields MTNALIEAKQFIEGKLTKKPQVGLILGSGLGVLADEIQEAVTVPYSDIPGFPTSTVAGHKGQLVIGTLNGKSVVAMQGRFHFYEGYDMSLVTLPVRVMKAIGVTDLIVTNAAGGVNESYEPGDLMLIEDHINNFGTNPLIGPNDEEMGPRFPDMSEAYTKDHLSLATETAKELGVNVQKGVYVGNTGPCYETPAEVRMLRAMGGDAVGMSTVPEVIVARHSGLKVLGISCISNMAAGILDQPLHHDEVIETTEKVKANFLALVKEIVGKM from the coding sequence ATGACTAATGCACTCATTGAAGCGAAACAATTTATTGAAGGTAAACTAACGAAAAAGCCACAAGTCGGCCTTATTTTAGGTTCGGGTCTTGGCGTACTTGCAGATGAAATTCAAGAAGCAGTGACTGTCCCCTACAGTGATATACCAGGGTTCCCGACCTCAACTGTTGCCGGACATAAAGGTCAGCTTGTCATCGGTACTCTGAATGGAAAAAGTGTTGTTGCCATGCAGGGCCGTTTTCATTTTTACGAAGGCTACGATATGAGCCTTGTTACTCTTCCGGTGAGAGTGATGAAAGCCATCGGTGTTACAGACTTGATTGTGACAAATGCAGCAGGGGGGGTAAATGAATCGTATGAGCCTGGTGATCTGATGCTCATCGAGGACCACATCAATAATTTTGGAACAAATCCATTAATTGGTCCGAATGATGAAGAAATGGGACCGAGATTTCCTGATATGAGTGAAGCTTATACGAAAGATCACTTATCTCTTGCCACAGAGACTGCAAAAGAGCTTGGGGTTAATGTGCAAAAGGGTGTGTATGTAGGGAATACCGGCCCTTGTTACGAAACTCCTGCTGAAGTCCGTATGCTCCGTGCAATGGGAGGCGACGCAGTAGGAATGAGTACAGTCCCCGAAGTAATCGTTGCCCGCCACAGCGGACTTAAGGTTCTTGGGATTTCATGTATTTCCAATATGGCAGCAGGGATACTCGATCAGCCGTTGCATCACGATGAAGTGATTGAAACAACGGAAAAAGTAAAAGCAAACTTCCTGGCCTTAGTAAAAGAAATTGTCGGTAAAATGTAG